Part of the Emys orbicularis isolate rEmyOrb1 chromosome 10, rEmyOrb1.hap1, whole genome shotgun sequence genome is shown below.
atttcacccttactATGTAAATCCTTATAGAGGAAACATTATTAAACAAAAACTAATCAAGAAAAATAACTATAAATTATGTATAAACTATTTCAATATGAAAATTGTAAAATACTGCAGTTTATTCTCTAGCCTTTTCTAGCAATGTATGAAATTAATCAGAACACATCTCTGTAGAAATCTGAGcaagtttaagaaaaaaatagtcTTTCTTCTTTAATATGATTACCAAAACAAGTAAAATCTTCAGAGTTTGGAAAGTTGCTCAGAAAGTCTCTTTAAAGAGTGAAAATTGCACATAGCTTTTGATCCACTTAATTTCTGATTCTCAAAGTCAGAGGTGCCGTTGTACATATGTTACTGGAGAGGATCCTACACTGCTTGCCGGGCTCAGAATATTTGAGTCATAAGAACTTGGAGTAATTCCAACCATGCCATCATTTTGAGGTGTTTCTCCTTTCAGAAAGTCATCGTCTTCATCTTCAGTTGTACACTACGCAAAGAGAAAAAATGTTAGTGAAAACAGAAAGACATTATAGTATCTTAAATAGAGTTTTAAGCCTTAGGTTTAAATTTCTTCACCAGGAAAAGTTATCTGAACACCACATGAGATTTACCGGAGTGTATTAGTTGGCCcagtaaaataaaaaacagttCTCAGGAGGCTCCCAGTCTCTGAGTTAACACAGCTAGTAGATTTCACACCATAGAGAAGCATATATCTGACCAACAGGTACACATGTCTAGACAAGCGGAGAAAAGTCCTGGAAATTTGGGCATTTCTGGTATTTATTTGctaaaagtgttttgttttgttttttgttttttttttgccagaaaatTAGATAAAGTGCTGAAAACcagaaatatgtttttaaataaactctGAAATAATTCAAAATGTTGCAATAATACAGTCTACCAATTAAACCGATAAAGCAAGACTGCGTCGGCCAATTACCACAATACATATATATACAAGCAATACTATTTTATTATTCATATAGCTCTAACAATGTGCTACGTACTGTACAGTATACAAAGATAcaccccctgccacaaagagttttCAAGCTCAGTCATAAGAATCTGGCTGATCTGGAAAGTCCAGaggattttctttttaagaagTTCATGGTTTGTAGGCCTCCCAGAGGTCAGACAGTTTTAAGGAGTTGAATGAAGAGAGGTGGCTATTTGGCAGACAGATGGGAAGAGAATTCCACACATAGACTGCAAAGTGTATGTAGACAGGAGTGGCAGAAGGAAGTGAATCAATTAGATAATGTGGAGATAGCTGTTCTAGGAATACTTTACATAGACAGAAGCTGGAATCAttggcagggcagaggggagctTTAATAACTGTAGTGTATTGTGAGAATAGATCCAAAACAGATCTAAAAGTGGCATCCACAGGAATCATCACAGgggtttaatgaaaaaaaaaaaaaccaaacaaacacctAAATCTCTTATACTACACTGATCTCGATCTGCACCAGCATCCTAACCCACCAGCCTGTATGTCAGCTCCTCCTTCAGTCAGGACAGAGATATCACTGTAACTGTTTGATGATTCACAGCAGTTGGCCCATAGTGCTAGCATCAGAGCACAACTATGAATACATCCACAAAAGGAGAAATCAAACAGTTATCTGAGGGCCATGAtgatcccccctctccccacaaatTAGATAAAGAATGCATTTTCTATGTACACAGAGCTTCCTGAATTCTGCATAGCTAATAATTCAGTGCTGGTTTCCCACTAACATTAAGCAAtttgtgaccaaaaaaaaaaaaaaaaaaagttactcccAAAATGGAAGTATACTTCCTTAAGTGTCAATTGATGCAGGATTTAAGATTATTTTCtttaaccaaaaataaaataaaataaacccccagaaaccacacacacacacacgatttctGACAGGAAGGAGTTACCTTTTTAAAGGGTTTCTTAAGTTCTTGAAGATCTTCAGTACTCAGTTCTTCCCAAATCTGATAAATAGGATCAATGGTCTTCTTTGATCTGAGAACATAAATTGCAGCATAGTACAAATAAGCTGAATAGAGTTGCACACAAGAAGTTATGAAccaagcatttcattttaatattgtACTATGCAATTCTTTACATTTCTCTAGTGCCTTGCAGAGGCTCTTATACACTTTACAGACTAATCCAAAGAACACTTCCCATGGTAGGTAAATTATCTCCATTTCACTGCTGGGTAAAATGATGCATAGAGAAGTTATATAGGTTTTCCTGAAGAGATTGCTAGTGGTAGGatcaggaacagaactcagctcTTCCAATTATGTATTTGAATGCGTAGGCAGTGCTCCCTCAGCCAACTATAATTTTCTTCTAGCCTGTAATCCTACCCACAGGATTTACTGGACTTCTGTCCAGCACTTTTATTCCTTTAGAGCAAGGACTGACTGCAGCCCTTTTCAGGCTAGAAGATGGCTTGTGCGGAAAAATCTATTTAAGATGGTCATCTTTTGTATGTTAAAGAACCCATCTGCACAAACATTCATGGATCAAAGAATATAAGCATTCCAGGCTAGAGAGCTTCAAGAACAGCCTATCTAACTAATAACAAAAGCCTCTGAAAACAAACCAGATGCCCTCTCGCATATGGTGCCAATCCCAGAGATGCAAGAAACTACCACTCGGACGGACCTCAGTACATTTTGTTATGCTAATATTATGAATTGGACTCATTAAAAAGGGGTAGATAAAAGAAAATTTACCTAAAGTAACCTTTTACCAAATGCAGTATGAGAGGATGggcccttttcccctccccacacccaaaacCTACAGAGTGCACAAACTCCAATTCTCCAGCTTCTGACAGTCTCAGTCCTACAAAAACAACTTATGTAGAACTAGAGTGTTTTGACTTATAATACAACAATACATTTTAGAAGAGTAGAACAGTCACCTTAAGTATGTTCTTTGAATTTATTTTATGCAAGGCAGAAATTAGTTTATTGCATTGGAAATCTATACCTTTTGAGAATGTAAGGATCAAATGGGAAAAAACTGTCAAGCGGGTTAGTGCAAGTCTGCACAGAATCACCCCCACTGCTGCTTCTGATGACTGGCAAAAATTGCCTGTTGTTCCTTTCAATAATGGTGTAGCAGAACACCAACTGGTATTtccttaaacaaacaaaaaacactgatGAGTATAAGCATCTCTAACTACAGGGAAAGCAAATAATTTCACAAGATATTGAAATGGGCTGAGATATATTACATAAATATCCAAATTCTAGCACAAACTTCCATTTTATGACTAACAGCAGGAGTTAACAATACAATCAGAATAAAGGGAGCTTATAAATGAAGTCTATCTAACCAATTCTACTCtcaacagaactttattgcaaatacagtaactcctcacttaaagtcgtcccggttaacgttgttatgttgctgatcattagggaacatgctcgtttaaagttgtgtaatgctcccttctaacatcgtttggcagctgcctgctttgtccactgcttgcaggaagagcagcccattgcagctagctggtgggggcttgtaaccagggtggaccggcagctcccctatcagctccccactcccctaagttccctgtgcagcagccgcccagcaggctatcaaggcagttcagctgtccctccccccactgccacgtgctgctcctgccctctgccttggagctgctcccagagactcctgcttgatgtgcggggggggggggggggcgctaatgTCAGTGTCAGGATGtccccctcctcccgcaccccacttaccccttctccatatagagcagggaggggacacggaggaagagagacagagagcttggggaagcagctgctgtctcaacttcctgatccacttaaaaagacaatgcacttaagagtgggtcagcttacttaaaggggcagtgtgcatctctctctctcacacacacacacacacacacacaaggtgtgtgtctgtctctgtctgctatgctgtctcccctcccttatgttcgtgctgccttgtgtgagaggctacattaacaacaatgtgttaacctttGAGGGCTcaccaagtgctagttcatcatttagcagcaaggcattccctgggaaatatccctccctcttccaccctctaacttcaccacctcaaccaagcttcacaatcatcatagctgtgaacaatattcaattgtttgtttaaaatgtatactgtgtgtatatctatacaatatatagttttttgtctggtgaaaaacaatttccctggaacctaaccccctcctatttacattaattcttatggggaaattggattaacttaaagtcgcatttttcaggaacataactacaacgttaagggAGAGTTACTGTAGTATAACAATCTGCACCATCACAAAGCAATGAAACAGCTCTATTTAACTACAGGGTTTCATTGTATGTGTATTAGCTATAAACTGCTCCCACTCAGTATATAGGTAATATTCTAACACTGAAGGGGCTATCGTATATTATATTATACTATACTATAATCTATAGTCATTATACAAACATACAAGTTTACAAAAAAATGTTAGTCTTCAAAATACTACACTATGGTTATTATCCAGATTGCTATGGTTCATATaaaatttaaactgaaaaaataaataatagttaCCTGGTAATAGCAGCAAACAAGTTAACAATGGAGGGTAAGCAAATCTTCAGAGGGTTTAGCTGACACATGACTATGCGTTCAAAATTTAAGTTCTGCAGGTAGGCCAAACCTTCAAAATAAGAATGGTGTATAATaaatactatggatttatacagtgtttttccatgttcaaagcactgtacagattAAACTTAGTCTCACAACCCCCATGAAGGTAGATAATCATTCCTActtcacagatagggaaacagaaAGAAGTGACTTTTCCctaaggccacacagcaagtcaatagCAGAGTTTATATTAGAACTCTCCCAACCTTGTACCAATTTCTCATTATTACTTTAGAGTAATAAAGGGCAAGATCACGTTTCTCCTGGTTCAGAGAATACTTTGAAATCAAGTGCAAGAATTCATTATAAAAAATTGTATATTAGATTATAAGCATTAGATGACCGGCCTGCAAGTTATGCAGCACTTACTCTCGGGGCCTGCACAAACAAAGCAGCAACACCTTTTCAGTCATATGCCAGATGATGGTACAAATATACAGTATGTGGAAATTCTagagtgactttttaaaattattcagcATTAAGATTTTTcagactgaatttaaaaaaaaaaaaaaaaaaatcacagttttgGCTGCATCAAGCAACATATAATGTTGGGGGACAGCTGGGGATGTTAACTTGTCAAGCAGCTGCATGTAAAGCAACAGAAGGAAGCTTTTGCAGAACATCTAAAGAAGatggagagaaaaaagaaatataACAAGGAAGTCCCCAGGCCGGGCTATTCTGTCATATAATGAGACTCTactaataattataaaataaatgtaagaaAATTGTGGTGAATGCAGAAGTCTGTAAAGAACAAGTCACAGCGTTCTGCAAGTAGAGAACACAAATAGCTTTTGTGACATAACAGGATTCCATATTTAATATGCTATTACAGATACAGTAGATGCTTAATTCATAATTAAGATTCTCCAGTCTGGCAGAGTTATGCTCAGTAATGGCCATGGGGCTTTATGATTATTTTATGTTCCAATCAATCAAAAAATGCCCCCTACCTCTTACATAGTACTATTCATTAGTAGACCTCCAAGTTCTGGACCAGCCCCCAGTTTAAGTTAGAACAGCAGcaggttgctctaatttatgctcaACTGCTCACAGTCTTACATGGCCCTTCCATCAGCCAGGATCATCAGGGCTTAGGGACACTTCAGTCACActtcatgaatcagtaactgaaGGGGTGGCATAGACCCACTACACCAGCTCTGTGCCACAAGGGGAACCCTCCACCAATTTACTTTGATTTGTGCTGGTAAAATAACTCAGAGCACCCACTAGCGGGCCCAATGATTTTATCTGCGTTGATTTTTACTAGCTAAAAAGCAAGTTATCCAGCTTTGTATTCCAATACAAATACAAAGTCTTATGCACTTTGTTTAAAATATAGTAACTTAACCTTCCCATAATTCACTTCACCAAATTGACCATTaggaaattaatatttttagaGCTTGCACATGAattctgttttaattttatagTACTGACACTTTCAATGTACTCACCTTTCCTTAAGTTTCCATCCAAAAGTTGCTTGTGGCgaaaaattaaaacataaaatacagCCTGGCACGTGGAGTAAAAAGGTCCATGAAGAGCAACATCACAGTAAGCTTTTGTCCCCACATCCTGATTGTCAATGTAAACGTGCAGCCAGTTAACTAACAGATCCATGCATGCTTTCACTGTACTATAATGGAGAAACATGGTCTGTAAGAACACCATTTGAATTCATGTAtgaaagatgttttaaaaatatttaaggcgCTTAATGTGTACTGTACATGCAAATAAGCACagaaatcattttataaagaagtAGATTACACTGCCCGTCTTGTCCTTTGTGCCAGCAGTCACTGAACTGTCTGCAACAATACTGAGAACCCCAAGCATCAGGAAGATTGAAGTATTGGTAGGAGTGATGAGTTCATGAGAGGATCATTTGCAAAGTGGCCCACCAAATAAAAAGTTTGGAAATCTTCTTGTCTGAGCTGTGAGGCACAAACAACAAGAGAAACCTTCTGGTTCCAATGTCAAATTAGGTTCAACATTAAGTCATTAAGCCCACTGCTTTTAACAACAGCTTCAGAAATCCTGAAGACAATATCCCATATTATATAActgttacaaagaaaaaaaaaagtctactcaTCCACCTATTGAGCACGCAAACTACAGAGACTAATCTATACAATGAATAGGAATAATTGCACTAAATGTCTCAGAGGCTTAGTGCAATACCTATCACACTTGAAGATGTATGTTCAAACATAAGTTTAGGGGCTGAATATCACACAcgttgagcacccacaattccaaCAAAGTCAAAGAGAACTATAGATTCTTAGTACCTCTGATAAATCTGGTGTTTGATTACCTCATCCTCACCCAGCAGGCATTAGTCCACATCCCATAAACACAAAACTTTTTTGGAAAACTCAGAGAACCCCAAAAGGGGAACAACAAGGATATTTTAGATCAGAGTTATGGCTCATTGTCAGAGTTGTGGGAGGGGAACTGGTACATTATCTTTCCATACTTAAATCTAGTATATGCCATAAATCCTTCACTTTTGACCATATACAAAGTATAAGATATTTAAAATGATCTAGCAACATTACTTACACAATTGGAATAAAGTTAGCCCTTGCCAAGAAGCTGCCAATATAACTTCCAGCAGTCTGTCTGATCACCACAGGATTATTTGGATTCTGCAATTTTTTCCAAAGATGGTCTAAGAATGCTTCTGCAAACccctgcaaaacaaaacaaaaacacattcaaACTATTAATCCTAATGCTGATGCCATCTATAAACAGagactcctgacaccagtgtactcatttttgttaaacaaaacaaaaaacaaaaacctttttaaaaacaaaagtttacTACAAAATTtataactacaaaaaaaaaatatgcaaatacTCCTACAAATGCTGAAAGGAATGTCCTTTGAGAAtttgtatatttttgttttttaacactgtgctggcaaaagagaaagaaagtaaAGAGAATAGGAATAAAGATGTGCCTTTTCAGCCAGGTATGGATTAGCACTGGGTTATCAGTTAAATTAATCAGCTTAACACAATTTTATCGGCTaggagaacaaaataaaaacatgcaACAGATATAATAGGAGAGGTGCACTTTAGGAAGTGTATGCTTGTACTCACCAATTTAAAGCTACAGATGTGAAACATGAAATACTGTACATGACATGAAGCATGGGTTGGCAAAATGAGCTTGTCAAAGACAGTAACCAGATCCCGATACAAGTCCTTCGTATTGTTAACATCAAGCTTccctaataaaaaaaataaaaacattcccCAGAGCTGTTAGATATGCAAATGTTGCAATACTGTGCTAGTGCAGAACagccagaaagtgaaactaaGTCGCATAGTATCTGTGTTCCAGACGagtgaaatacaaaaaataaatctgatttttaaatattcttgCTTGTTTAATAATTGAGGCTTAGCGCCACAGATGTATGATTAAATATAGCTTTCCTCCTACCAATGTCCCTTTCAGATATTTGTTCTTATAAAtttcaaaagagaaaaaacacatttcAATATATGATTTAAATTCCAATTTGAACTGAATGGTTGGTTGCGGGATAGCTACCTCTGATATACAAATTATACAaaacaattagggctgtcaagcgattaaaaaaaattaaccgtgattaatcatgtgattaaaaaaattaactgcaattaatcatgcgattaatagcactgaaacaataatagaataccatttatttaaatatttttggatggttttacatttttaaaaatattgatttcaattacaacacagaatacaaagtgtacaatgctcactttatatttatttttgattacaaatatttgcactgtaaaaaacaaaagaaatagtatttttcaattcacctcctacaagtactgtGGGGcactctctttatcatgaaagttgaacttacaaatgtagaattatgtacaaaaaaacctgcattcaaaaataaaacaatgtacaattttagagcctgcaagtccactcagtcctacttcttgttcagccaatcgctcagacaaacaagtttgtttacatttgcaggagataatgctgccctcttcttgtttacaatgtcacttgaaagtgagaacaagcattttgCATGGCACTACTGTAGCAgtcgtcacaagatatttacatgccagatgcgctaaagattcacatgtgccttcatgcttcaaccaccattccagaggacatgcgtccatgctgatgacgggttctccATAACAATCCAAAggagtgcggaccgacgcatgttcattttcattatctgagccagatgccaccagcagaaggctgattttcttctttggtggtttgggttctgtagtttctgcatctgagtgttgctccacacctcgtccctctcagattttggaaggcacttcagcttcttaaaccttggatcgagtgctgtagctatctttagaaatctcacattggtaccttttttgcgttttgtcaaatctgcagtgaaagtgttcttaaaatgaacaacatgtgctgggtcattatccgagactgctataacatgaaatatatggcagaatgcgggtaaaacagagcaagagacacaaaattctcccccaaggagttcagtcacaaatttaattaacacattatttttttaacaaatgtcATCagcatcctctggaatggtggccgaagcatgaaggggcatacaaatgtttagcatatctagcacgtaaataccttgcaatgccagctacaaaagtgccatgcaaatgcctgttctcactttcaggcaacactaagaagagggcagcattacctcctgtaaatgtaaataagcttgtttgtcttagcaattggctgaacaagaagtaggcctgagtggacttgtaggctctgaagttttacattgttttgtttttgagtgcaattatataacaaacaaacaaaaatctacatttgtaagttgcactttcgcgacaaagattgcactacagtacttgtatgaggtgaactgaaaaatactatttcttttgtttatcatttttacagtgcaaatatttgtaataaaaaataatatacactttgatttcaataacaacacagaatacaatatatatgaaaatgtagaaaaatatccaaaatatttaataaattttaattggtattctattgtttaacagtgcgattaattttttttatcacgattaatatttttgagttaattgcgtgagttaactgcaattaattgacaaccCTAAAAATAATCTATAATTCTAATTATCAAAGTTATCATCAAGTAGAAGCAAGGGGGCATTGAGGGTATTACAGAAATTTTAAGAAATTTTACAATACCAAGACACCACAGAAGCAAAGTCCAAGGTAAGgcaggaaaaataaatacataggGCCAACTGAGTATAAACAAAAAAGATCAGAcaggaaaaagagaaagaagggGCTCAAATCAACAGCTGAAAGGCCAGATTCTCTTCACCGTTCTGGCCCTTTGTGCCAGTCTGGCAGCACAAAGTGGCTGAAAAGCCAATGGCTCTCCCCAGCTGAGGAATCCCCCAGATTCCTTAGACAACACAGCTGGCTCCTTTACCTGTCTCATGTGGCTCCTGACATAGGGGACATGTCAGGTTGGGAACAGAGTGGTGAGTTAGTCAGAACATTATTGCTACTGCACTCCAGCTATTCTCAGCAGGTGTATAGCCAGTTGCCATACTTTAGAGTACGACTAACGAGGCTGCTCAAAAGTACACTGGGGCTGGTATAAAATAGGTCCCAGCATCAGGGAGCCAAAACTGGCTTCTTTGCCTCATTGTCCAACTGCAGCTATGCCCAGCAGATATTTGTTacagcttgaaaaaaaaaaaaaaaaaaatctagcctaTATCATGTTGCTGGGAGGAGAAATTTACAGGTGAAAAAACAGATTCTAGAGGACCAATCCTGCACTAGCAGAACTCTTACTGTTATATTTAATTACTAACAAAACAACAGGCTCAGGTACATTATTACCATCTACATGGCAGATATCTTTAATGTAAGAAAACAGAATGTTCATCAAAATATCCAAGCGTTCTGCTAGTGGATGGGCCATCATGTCACTCCTACTGAAGGTATCTTTGTTTTCGTTTGTTTCTTCATCTTCCTCCTGTCAGATAAAGTAGCAGTTAAAAAGCTCTCATATGTACTGTACAACAAAGACAGTCactataaatcagtggttctcaaatttttgaactggtgaccctttcacacaggaagcctttgagtgcgactccccttataaatatataaaaactttttttaatttaacaccattataaatgctggatgcaaagcggggtttgcggtggaggctgacaactcacgacccccatgtaataacctcacaaccccctgaggggtcccgaccccgtttgagaacccctgctataaatAAACCAAAACATACTTTCTCTGTTCAAAGTcatacaggggggagggatagctcagtggcttgagcattggcctgctaaacccaaggttgtgagttcaatccttgagggggccacttagggatctagggcaaaatcaatacttggtcctgctagtgaaggcagggggctgtacttgatgacctttcagggtcccttccagttctatgaaataggtgTTTAACACTACCAAAATAATCACCATCAACTATGTAATTAATTCTTGTTCAGCTTAGTTATAAGAGCTACAAgcaaatatatacaaatattgCTTTGTTGTACCGATGATGGGCTTAAGTCAATTACTTAGTACTCTGTAATAGGCTCTAGAGGTAGTTGCGCATATTTTTTGTGTAAGCCCCACTCCCCTTTGAACACAAATCAATCTCTGACACAGAGCGAATAGGTTAATAATTGTCAACTCTTTGggaatatttattccccatggtAAATTGCCAGTGGAGCACCAGGTAGACTGGACATAGGTTTTTAATGGGAGTTACACCCCCATGAATTATCAATGGAATGTCAGCCCACAGTTTTAACTTTAACTGTAAAATTTCTTCGGGTTTGCTTTCAGATGTTCAGTGTTGTTTTAACACAAATCAACAACGGCAATTCAGTGGCTAGAATTTTTCCTTCCAATGCCACAGCATATCGTTAGGGGACTGTACGGCTGGAGGTACCAACTTTCAGTAAGTCTAAGACAAAGTTGAGGCCCTGAGTTCCTTAATGTTCTTATGCAGAGGTcctaactagagctgggtggaaactggtaattccattttgcagaggattttgaaatttctttttgttccaattcagaataaaaagcaacattttcaaaactttccATCAAAGTGCCACAGGAAGTCCGGGCAGGCAACCAGGTGGGGAGCCTGAAATCACCGACTCTAGGACATCGTCAGGGACCCTGGAAACCCCAGTACCAGGACAGCTGGTCTGGTAGGCTGTCGTGGAGCTAGGGCTCTGGATGCCTTGGGAGTTCAGGCTGCCAGGaagccagggcttccaggctcacCGCTCTGTTAGTCAGCCAGGGGGGCTGCCAACGAGTCAGGAGCCTGGGCTGCTGAAGAGCGAGGCAAGCAAGCTGGCTCGTTTTCAGTGGAATTTTGTCAAAAATCAACATGGTCCTGTAGACGGTTTCAATTTCGATGACATTGCAAATTCTGACAAAATGTTTCATATAACTGTTTCCAATCAGCTTTATGGTTAACCCATGTCCTggggtcctggccaaattccacttCAGTCATTACTTTCTACTTACTAAAATATTGCAAAGGCTAAAATCCCCAACTTGACTGAAGATTTGGATGTTTCTTGGCAGTTCACTTACAACCTAGTTATAACAAAGCAAGTTTGTACCTCATTG
Proteins encoded:
- the RRN3 gene encoding RNA polymerase I-specific transcription initiation factor RRN3 gives rise to the protein MLGGDEFISSPPRKTVRFGGTLTDVLLKYQKGETTDFELLKHQLLDPEIKDAQIINWLQEFRASVAYLTKDFEQLVSILLKLPWLSRSQDVVEEYLGFLGNLVSAQTVYLRSCLRMIASHFIPPRVTIREDDVDISDSDDDEESLSGNFNTCHRALQTIAKYVPSTPQFLMPILVENFPFINKSERTLECYVHNLLRITVYLPTLRLEILELIVEKLLKIDVSAPRQDIEDAEETAKNSDIKEKTTEEGLFDMEEDEETNENKDTFSRSDMMAHPLAERLDILMNILFSYIKDICHVDGKLDVNNTKDLYRDLVTVFDKLILPTHASCHVQYFMFHICSFKLGFAEAFLDHLWKKLQNPNNPVVIRQTAGSYIGSFLARANFIPIVTVKACMDLLVNWLHVYIDNQDVGTKAYCDVALHGPFYSTCQAVFYVLIFRHKQLLDGNLRKGLAYLQNLNFERIVMCQLNPLKICLPSIVNLFAAITRKYQLVFCYTIIERNNRQFLPVIRSSSGGDSVQTCTNPLDSFFPFDPYILKRSKKTIDPIYQIWEELSTEDLQELKKPFKKCTTEDEDDDFLKGETPQNDGMVGITPSSYDSNILSPASSVGSSPVTYVQRHL